Below is a window of Equus quagga isolate Etosha38 chromosome 1, UCLA_HA_Equagga_1.0, whole genome shotgun sequence DNA.
GGAGTAGGGGCAGAGGGAGGCTTCTGGGTTCTTGCCCTTATAGGGAGGGGACCTTCAGGaacctgggggcggggggctgagATGGCGAAGTTATCAGAGACCACGGACAGGGGTCCTGATGGTGAGAGAGATCCCTGCTACCGTGGAGTGGAGGGGGAagtgggacagagggaggaaggtatttttgaggtttcttttcctttatattctaTGAGCTAGAGCAGGGAGGGCAAACTtcttaaaggaaaagagtaaataCTTTAGGCATTGCAGACCTAAAAATTAATGATGTTATGTAGGTACTTATATAACCATTCACAATGTAACTActtaaaaatgtcaaaaccatTATTAGCTGTGGGTGGCTGGCTAGATCTGGCCTGAGAACCAGTTTACCAACTCCTGACCTAGGAGAACCCTATTCCCTAGCTCCCCAAACACGGTTTAGTTCTGAGTGCTAGATATGAAGGACTTGGTATTTGCTGGGGGGGAGAGTGGGGATACCTCCAGCCGCCCCAGCACAGATGCAGAAATCCAAGTATAAAGCATGTGTTCCATGATGCCGACTGGAAAATGAAAGGACTGAGGGACAGGGGTGAAAGTAGGGATGGAAATTATTTGCTGAGTGATGGTGACGAAGGCAGGTTTCCTTTAGAATGTGGGCTCAGCCTGTGGGACTGGGACTCCTGCTCGAAACTCAGGCCCTGCTCCTGTGTCGTTCTCGTGCTGCTGTGTGCTCTCACGGGGCTTTGAAGATTAGCACGTTATCGTCTAAaggtgagggcaggagaagatatGGAGCAGGCTCCACAGGCGAGCCGGCCTGGGGGCAGTCCCAGCACTTGCACTAACTGGTCTTGTGGTCTTGGGTAAGTCGTGTTACTCTAAGGGTACTAACACCTATCCTTATCTCTAAGGGTATTCATACCTGTCCATAttgggttgttgggagaattaaatgagaaaatggtaCGTAAAGGTACTGACTCATCGGAACTAACAGTTGTTAATAATGACAGCAGCCTTTTTTGGGGCATTCTCCCTGTGCCAGGCAGTACTGTTGGGGCTTTCCATGTACCTCATTTCACTCCCAACACCCCAAGGCAGTTATCCTCACCCCAACTGAACAGATGAGGAATAAACTGGGGTGAAGAGAAGTAACCTATTACGGTCACAAAGCTCGCATGAGTGCCGGCTGGGATCTTAGCCCAGGTTGAGCCGTGACTGTCTCCTCTCAAGGATTCCACTGCCGCTGTGTTATAATCATCTCTGCAGGGCAGATACCAACTGGTTCGGCGAGTGCGCGGTCCTTGGGCTGGGAGGCCCGGCCCTGCGCCCTCACCTCAGGCTGTCCGAGAAAGCCTCCAGGCCAAACTTGGAGACACAGTAGCCCCCACCATTGGCTGCTAGGCGACCCAGGACACTAGTGACATTGATCACCCGGCCCCGGGCCTGctgcagcaggggcagcagggcaAGTGTGACCCCGATGGGACCCAGTGTGTTCACATTCAGCACCCGGTGGAAATCATCCCGTGTCAGCCACGGTGTGGGTCCGATGATACCAGCCACACCAGCATTATTCACCAGACCAAAAAGCCCTGTGGGGAGATGAGACAGATACAGGGGTAGGTAAGGCAGTCCAACGGCCCCTTTCCTTCCTGGGAGGATCTGAGCACTGCTCCCTCCTCGCGGAGTCCCTCTAGCTTCCCATGGCCCCTGCGAGGGAACACCCTACACCACGTTCCTGGCGGCCCCAGCCGTACTCACCTGCTTCCCCAACATGTGTCTCCACCCACTTGGCTGCCCGCTGGACACTCTGGGGATCAGTGACATCCAGCAGAGTGGCGTGGAGGCGGGAGGAGGCCACCCGCTGGAGGTCCTCTGCCCCTGAGGGGGTCAGGCAGCTGGCCAGGACTCGGAAGCCTCTCTGGTCCAGTCTCAGTGCCAGAAGCCGCCCGAAGCCTGAGTCACAACCCGTGATGAAGACGAAGGCATCGCTGGCGGGCAGGCTCTGCTGGTCCCTGAGCAGCCACAGCGCCACCCAGAGCAAGGTTCCCAGCAGCATCGGCAGCCACATGCCTGGAGCCCAAGTGACCTGCAGGTGGCAGCTGAGGCCGGGTAGGAAGACTTGTCTAGTTTACTCTGGCCCTCAAACCTTTGCCCCTAAAACCCCCACTGGTTGGAAGTCTCAAGTCCCAGCAGATTGAGAAATTATCTGCTTGGCAGACAACTGGCAAACCGTGGCTCATCTAAGCAAAGCAAAGATGTGGTGGACCCTCTATTTGTGGCTAACTTAACAAAAACCAGATCAGCCAGGTCCCGTGTGCAGACCTGCTGCACGGGAGCTGAGGGGTCCTGTTTGGCATCTTCGCTCCTGTGAAACCAGGGACACCTCACTCTAACTGTCAGCTGGGCTTTGTTTTTGGAAACATATGGGGCAAAGAGCCCTGCATTTTAATCCTGGTGGCCCCCAACCTACTGTGATGCTGAGCATTTCAGTGCATCTCTAAACCTATTTTCCCATCTACCAAGTGGGGCTAACACCCACCATACCCACCTGGGAGTTGTGGAGGACCAAAGGGGATAATGTGTGAGGAAGCACGTTACCAGCTTAAAGCTCTGAGTTATCAAATACCTGTAATACCTGCTAGTCTTCTAGCACCCCGAGCTGCCCGTCCCCTGCTTACCTCCTCTAGGGAAAGCTGGCAACTTCCACAAGGCCTGAAACTTCTTTTGCTCTGTTTGAGACTTTGCTCCCAGTCTTCCAGGCTCCCACACTAGCTACAGCTAAGGCCAAAGTCTGCAGTGTGGGGACTGGACGTCCGAAGTATTAAGTGTatgtggggtggagtgggggagggcctgggggaggagccAAGGGATCTTGGGGCTGGGACTGGGCCCAGGCCGGCAAGCCCAGGCCCTCTGCTTGGCTTTTTCCAGCCGCGGGTCCCGACCACCTCTGTCACAGACTCCCAGGAGGAGGGGGGTCTGTCAAGGATGGCAGCTGCCCCCCTCTGTTGGTGACCTCAAACCTGTCATTCCTCCCCCTTCTCAGCCCTGAAGTGCCCCCACGCCCGAGTTAATCTCCCACCTG
It encodes the following:
- the RDH5 gene encoding retinol dehydrogenase 5; this translates as MWLPMLLGTLLWVALWLLRDQQSLPASDAFVFITGCDSGFGRLLALRLDQRGFRVLASCLTPSGAEDLQRVASSRLHATLLDVTDPQSVQRAAKWVETHVGEAGLFGLVNNAGVAGIIGPTPWLTRDDFHRVLNVNTLGPIGVTLALLPLLQQARGRVINVTSVLGRLAANGGGYCVSKFGLEAFSDSLRRDVASFGVRVSIVEPGFFQTPVTNLKSLENALQACWARLPPATQAHYGEAFLTKYLKVQQRIMNLLCDPDLTKVSKCLEHALTARHPRTRYSPGWDAKLLWLPASYLPASLVDAMLTWVLPKPAHAIY